The Streptomyces sp. NBC_01439 genome contains the following window.
GGCCTGCTCGACGCACCGAGTTCCGGGGCGATCCGGCACGAGGGCCGCGACATCACCGGCTTCGGCCCGCGCGCCACCCGGCACTACCGGCGTGACGTGCTCGGGTACCTCTTCCAGAACTACGCGCTGATCGAGAACGCGAGCGTCGCGGCCAACCTGGAGGTCGCGATGAAGCCGAGACGAGTGCGGAAGGGCGCTCCGACCGTCGCCGAGGCCCTGGAGCGGGTCGGGCTGGCCGGACGGGAGAAGGAGCAGGTCCACCGGCTCAGCGGCGGGGAGCAGCAGCGCGTCGCGCTGGCCCGCCTCATCGTCAAGCAGCCCGCCCTCGTCCTCGCCGACGAACCGACGGGCGCCCTCGACCACGACAACACTTCTATGGTCGTCGAGATCCTCCGCACGATGTGCGAAGAGGGCTGCGCCGTCGTCATCGCCACCCACGACGACGCGGTCCGCGACCGCTGCGACGTGGTCCTGACCGTCGGCGACGCCACACAACCCGTACCCGTGAAAGAAAGGCAGTTCTCATGAACGCCCGCCTTGTCCGTCGTGCCGTGATCGGCGCTGTGCTCCTCGCAGGCATTGCGGTGCTGGCCGTCTACGGCACGCACGCCGGGACCATCCTCGGCCGGATCGGGCTCCAGATCTTCTGAGGCTCCGTGTTCCTCCCCTCATCTGAAGCAGGCCCGGGTCGCCGACCCGGGCCTGCTTCCGCGTTCACGCCTCCGGTACGCAACCCGCCGGTGCAAGGCGGGCGAAGGGATTCCCGGCTTGCCGGTCGCTCGGTGGCGTGCTGAAGCGAACATGCAGGTCAGGGCTGGTTCGGAGGCGGGGTGTCCGGTGTTTCCTGGGAGTTCGGCCGGAGGTCTGAGTCACGCTCTTGGGCCGTCCGAGTGGTGTTTGTCGGAAGATCGGCGCGGGGCGCAGTGGCGGTGCGGTTGCGGCCACATCATGACGAATGTATTCAGATCCGCCCGTCCGAACATCGTGAATCGAGGCACCTCGTCATGACTCACCGCAGCATCCTCACGTCGATCTGGACCGCCGTCCTCGCCGTTCTGGGGGTCGTCCTTTCCGGCTTCGGCATCACGGGGAAGTCGGCTCCGGCTTCCGCCCCCGCCTCCGCCCCGGCCCCCGTCGCTGCCGCTGCCGGCAGCCCGGCCACCGCCGTACGCCGGCCGGCCGTCACGGCCCGGAGGACCTGGCGGGCGATGATGCGGGGCGGTTCGCTGCCGCCGACCATCAAGCAGCGGATCCACGCCGAAGCGCACGGCAAGACCCCTTCCGTACGACGCTCCACCACCGCCGCGGCCATGGGTGCCGGTGCCGGTGCCGGTACCGCCTCCCGAACGCTGACCTCGGCCACAGCGACCGCTGCAGTACGCACCTCAGTACACGCCGCGGTCCCTGCCGCAGCCGGCCCGGTGCTCACCGGGGGATCCTCAGGACCCGCGGCCGCCGTCGGTGCAGCTCGGGACGCCCTCGCGCTCGCTGCGTAGCCCCCCGTACGCCTTGTAGTCCCGCAGTACCGCAGTACCGAAGCCCTGTACATGGAGTCCACGAGAGCGCAGGGCGGTCGCAGGGTCCGGCTCGCAGGTGTACGCGCCGCTGCCGGGCACGAGCAAGGACGAGAGCAGCCGCAAGAAGTAGCCGTAAGAGCAGCAGCAGGCCCGGTAACAGGCGCTGGAGCCCGGTCGGTCGTGACCGTGGATCGCGCTACGAGGGTGCCCCGAGGGCTGGGCACGGATGAACCACCCCGGCTTGCGCCGGGGCGCGCAAAGGGCGTGAAGCTTGGCATTGCAGGGCCGCAGGCCCGGGAGACGGTGGGGTTCCCGGACGGCGCGGCCCTTTTCGGCATGTTCGGA
Protein-coding sequences here:
- a CDS encoding ABC transporter ATP-binding protein, with translation MIEIESLSKSFGPRTLWSDLSFTVERRQMLALTGPSGSGKSTLLNCLGLLDAPSSGAIRHEGRDITGFGPRATRHYRRDVLGYLFQNYALIENASVAANLEVAMKPRRVRKGAPTVAEALERVGLAGREKEQVHRLSGGEQQRVALARLIVKQPALVLADEPTGALDHDNTSMVVEILRTMCEEGCAVVIATHDDAVRDRCDVVLTVGDATQPVPVKERQFS
- a CDS encoding DUF6344 domain-containing protein, which codes for MTHRSILTSIWTAVLAVLGVVLSGFGITGKSAPASAPASAPAPVAAAAGSPATAVRRPAVTARRTWRAMMRGGSLPPTIKQRIHAEAHGKTPSVRRSTTAAAMGAGAGAGTASRTLTSATATAAVRTSVHAAVPAAAGPVLTGGSSGPAAAVGAARDALALAA